The region TGCTGTTTTCTATCTAATAAATGAAATTCTGGACCTGCATAGCATCGCAAAGCACTTTCCTGTCCCACGGGTTTCCAATGAGCCTTTGTCAACTGGTTTGTCGTATATGGAGCATAATCTATATCATGTCCTTTTTGTAATTTTCCCATTAACGTAATGCCGCTATAAAAGGATTTGCTCCCCAATACTTCTTCTGTTTGAAAACCACCACCTATAGAAACATAAATAAAATTGCCTGTTGTTGCTGCTCCTATTTTTAATACATCTCCAGAATTTATTTCTAGTAACTTGTTTTGTTCAACCGCTATATCATTTACAGTCACTCTAGCTTTTGCTCCAGTAATTGCTATACAAGTAGGTAATGAAAATAAATAAACGCCTCCTTTTAAAACGAGCTCCAACACTGCAGCATCCAGCCTATTATTCAATAAAGAGTTGCCTAAGTCTGCTGCTTTTTGATCCATAGCACCGCTGTATGGTACACCTAAATGACGGTATTTTCCCCTACCCCTGTCTTGAATAGAATCATAGAAACCTGCATGGAGTATCGTTATTCTAGACATGGCTTTTAAAATTTTCTAGTTCTAATATGCCTGTCTCTCGCTGTGCAATAAGTTGATCGTGTTCTTCCTGAGAAACTGCATAAAATTGTACCTGATCTCCAGACTGAAGCAAGCTAGGTGGAGCTCTATGAACATCAAAAATAGGCAGCGGGCAGTTTCCTAACACGTGCCAGCCTCCTGGACTTGAAGTCGGGTAGATTCCACAATACTCATTAGAAACAGCAACAGATCCTGCGGCAACTTTTAAAGATGGTGTTGTTTTTCTAGGCAGTTGCAAACGACTGTCCAGTCCCTTTAAATAGGGAAAACCTGGTAAAAACCCTATAAAGTCTACCACATAAATAGAAGAACTATGAATGCTAATGATCTCCTTAAAATCGCAAGTAGGTTTTAAAGCTTCGGTCAGACTTTTTTCTATATCGTAGAGGATAGGCAACTTCCATAAGCTGGCGGCTGGTTCTAAACTCTTTTTACTTTGTAAGCGTTTATCAATTAGATCGATCACCTCATTGTGATCCATCTCCAGCTCAGCTACAACTAAAATAGAATAGGCACCGTGATTGATATGTACTGCTTCTTTAAAGAGTTTTTTAATCTGGCGTTCGGCAGTGGTTCTCCTAGAAATCATGTCAGTCGTTTGTTCCTCCCATGAAATCAACAGTGCCTTTTCACTGTAAACATGATATGTAATTTGATGTTTAAGCAATGATAATTCCTTTTGTTTTAAGTTCCTTTACAAGGTATTCTAAACTTGTTGTCAATCCTAAATTATCTCCGTGAAGACAAATAGTATCTGCTTCCAGTCTATTGGAAACACCTTCTATAGAGGTTACTTTTTGCTCCTTGACCAGTACAGCTATTTGTTGTGCTGCTACTTTATAATCGGTAATCAATGCGTTAGGCATAGATCTGGCTACTAGCTTTCCTTGTGTATCGTAATAACGATCTGCAAATGCTTCTCGCATATAAGGAATTTTATTTTTCACACATTTTTTTTCTAATAACGACCCAGGCGGCACATAAAGAACGGTCTCGCTGTAAAAGTCCTTCATCCATTCTACTAACCAGTCAGAAAAGTCTTCTCGATAAGCGGTGGCATGATACAGAGCTCCATGCATTTTTATGTGGTGCAACTCCACTCCTACCTGCTGTGCTGTTTGGGTAAAGAGATGCATTTGTTGGGTGACGCTTTCGCGAAAGCGAGACCTAGAAACATCCATGAATACACGTCCAAAATTCTCTTTATCTTCAAAAGACGGGTGCGCACCTGCTTTTACACCATGACTCAAAGCCAGTTGCAAGGCAGTTCTCACGGATTTTTCATCGCCATAATGACCGCCACAAGCAATATTGCAAGAGCTGATAAATGACATGATGTGTTTGTCAGTCGCCATTCCTTCTCCTAGATCACAATTGATATCGATGCTTTTCATGTTATATGAGTTCAAATACTTTTAAAAGTGTTTTGGCACCTAAAATTACAGCAATAAGAATGACTATAACCGCCATGATATTTTGCCAGAGTTTATTTTGAAAGGGACCCAATAACTTCTGATTCACCAGCCAAAGCAACAAAATAGCGATAATCGGAAGTAACAATCCGTTTGCTATTTGAGCAAATGTGATGATATCAAGCGGCTTCAAACCTATACTAGAAAAGAGAACACCGGTAACGAGAATAAATATCCATACCCCTCTAAACGACCAGCTTTTCATGTTTCCTTTCCAGCCCAAACAGCCTTTTACTACATAAGCGGCAGCAAGAGGTGCGGTAATTGCGCTGGTGATTCCTGCTGCGAGAATACCCAAAGAAAATACATAGGTTGCCCAGGATCCATACACCGGTTCTAGTGCTGAGGCAAGCGCCGCTCCACCAGCGACTTCAGTTCCCTGTAATGCTGTTGCTGCAATAATGATTGCCATAGAAACCAACCCGCCTAGAACGACACTGATCACAGTATCTTTTCGTACCGCACTTAAATCGCTGGGCAAATTCCATTTTTCACTGACCAGCGAGGCGTGAAGAAATAGGTTATAAGGAACAACCGTTGTACCTATCAATCCTACTATGGTCAATATATTATCGCTATTTATTTGGGGTTTAAAGAGACCTTGTAGGACCTCTTTAAAATCTGGACCTATCGCAATAGCCGTGGCGATAAAAGAAGCCCCCATTATGACTACCATGCTGATCAATACTTTTTCCAGTACTTTATAGTTGCCATAAAAAAGCAAACCAAAAGCGATCGCTCCTAAAAGCAAAGGGAAATACCATTGCGCGCCAAAAATGGTTTGCAATCCCAAAACGCCCCCGCTTAAATTTCCAGCTTCATAAGCCGTATTTCCAACAGCGATGGCCGCAAGAACTAAAACAATCAGGGTAACTCTAATGATTTTGTTTGAGATCGCACTTCTTAAAATCTCTGGCAATCCTTTACCCGTGATCAAGCCTAAACGTGCCGCCATTTCTTGTAAAATGATGGTAGCAAAAATAGAAAGCAATAGTGCCCACAAAAGGCTGTAGCCATAATTTGCTCCTGCAAGTGTGCATACCGTAACCGTTCCTGGACCTACAAATGCCGCTGCAATTAATGTTGCTGGGCCTATATTTTTAAACAAATTACGGAACATTTTCGGCATTTTGCAATGCGTAAATAGCAAAGGTCCCTAACCAATGTCCGCCGGCATAATCATCTGCTACCAGATGTGGTAAGGTGTTGGTCATATGTGCATCTGCTATTTCAGTAAGATTACTGTATTGAGGGTATTGAGCCGCAAGTCCATAAATCACCCAAGCACGACTGAGGTTTAAGCCATCTATATGAACCAGTTTGCCATCGGTACGGTCCGAGACTTTACCAATCTCAATATCTAATAGGCCCTTCTCGATTTCAGGTAAAAAGTCTTTTACCCAAGAATGAAATGGAGCCGCAGGAAGTATTCTTCTCATGATGTCTATTTCTTCCAGACATGGCGAGAGAAAGTCATAACCACTAGGTTCCCAAGAAATAGGACAACCCGTGTCGTTAAGATAAAAATCCTTTGCCTTTGCTTCTATGGTCGTTTTTAAAACCTCGTTTTGAGCATGAACTGCATAATCGTAAGCAAAGGCCATCCCAAAAGCTGTATTTGAATGTTCGCCAACTCGTATAGCATAATTTAATTTAGGCAAGTATTCCACGTAGCGTTCTGCTACCACATCTGATAAGGGCTGTAGGATTTGAGTAAGTTTTTCTCCTTCTTTGCTATCCCAAGAATCCAATTCTTGTTGCAATTTGAGCAACCATGCCCAGCCATAAGTGCGTTCAAAACTGGTGTTGTCTTTTGTGTTTAAATAAGCGATTTCTACTTGAATGTTCTCTTCGGTAAGGTTGCGTTGGATCTTTTGAAGCAGCTCTTCTCGTTGGTCCAATTCTGGAAAATTCTTGATTAAAGTTATGGCACTCCAATACCCATGAACGGCACTGTGCCAATCAAAACAACCATAAAAAACGGGATGCTGCACAGTAGGCCTTTTTTGGTCTTCAGGACTGGCAGTAACATGACCCATTTTATTAGGGTATTCTGTTTCTAAACAATGTAATGGCAATTGAGCAAGACGGTTTGCTTGTTCCAAATGGAGTTGAGGTGTTGGAATCTCGTCCCGTACAACTTCATTTTGAGAATTATTCTTATCTATAGACTGATCGGACACACCGATTTCTTTACAACTGATGACACCTAATAAAAGTAGCGCGTAGTAACCGTATTTCATCTTTAAATTTTAATTGAGGTTTAAAGATAGGTGTTTGCAGGAATCTTTTTGCTCTATCCAGTCCCATTGTACTGAAGACGTTTTATTCTAGAAAAACATAGAATAGCAATAGAGTGCAACATCCTAGCACTCATCAACTAGCTTTTTTCCAACCAGCTCATCACAATGGGACCAACTATTCAAGAGGCTTCTTAAAAGGTGGCAAGAAATACCTGCATCAAACAGAATAGTCTTACATCTTTTCCAACAACACCAAACCATTCTCTACCATCACAGTCACTTTTCCGTTGACAACAGGAAGTTTCTTTTCTGTATAAGCGTTGCGCAATCGGGTGGCTTTTGGAAAGACCTTAGCCACTTGAATTTCAAGCAATCCGTCAGCTAATCCAGCACCTATAAGTACGGTATCTTGATGATCGTTTTTATGATAGAATCGGGCAGCCAGTGTTCCAACACCTTCATATTCTAATGAAAAGTGATCTCCTGCACCTACTGCTACATGATTGTTTCTAAATTCCCCAAGCTTTTGCCAGTGGCTAAAGACTTCTTGATTCAAATGTTCCCAGTCCATCACTGAACGTAAATTGGCATCTCCTACGGCACCTTCTACTACTAGAGGTCTAGCAATTTCATCACCATAATATATTTGAGTCATTCCTGGGGTAAGTAATAATTTGGCAGCAGATTCCATTGCTTTTCCACGAAGAGCATCAAAGGGCTGCCCATCATCATGAGAGCTGATGTAATTCATAAAATAAGCTTCACTGTCTGGTTTTTCGTTCAGTAGATTTTTTCTAAAACCATCATATCTTTTAAAAAGCTCTTTGTAGTCAGCTACCGCATGGTTTTTAAATCCAAAGTTGATCATCGCATCATAACCCACGTCAAAGTAATCTGCTTGGTGATCTGAAAACGGATACACTCTTCCTCCACTAGCTTCATAGCCGTACAATTCTCCTACAATAAAAAACGCATCCTCATGAAAGCTTTGTTCCGGATGATTTTTCTTCCATTCTTCAAAGGCTAGTTTTGCTTGTTCATTAAAAGTAGCCCAAACCGATTCTTCCACATGTTTTACCGTATCAATTCTAAAACCATCCACGCCAGTTTCTCTAGCATAATCGGTTACCCATTTAATGATGTAGTTGACTGGAGTTCTTGTCAATCCCGAAGATGTAAAAAAAGCATCCAGTTCTTTTACTTCTTGATCATACCTTCCTTCCTTTTTCCATTTTTCTACTAGAATTTGAGGCAAATCTACTTCTTGGGTACTTTCGGTTTTTATGTCTGGTAAGTTATTAGTCAGTGTGCAGCTTACCGCAGTAGATTGATCTTGATACGTACAACTTGGCCCAGTGCGCACCCATTCCTCTGGCCACAATGGATCTTGCTCTGTTACTGGCCCCGTATGATTGATCACAACGTCCATAAGAATTCTAATATGATTCTTATGTGCCGTATCCACCAGTTTTTTGAACTCTTCTAAAGTTCCATAAGAAGGTTCTACAGCAGTCCAATCCTTTGCCCAATAGCCGTGAAATGCATAGGAATAACCAGTACCTTCATCTACTCCACCGTGAATCTGTTCCCAGATAGGTGTTAACCATATGGCGTTTACTCCTAAATCAGTGAAATAACCCTCTTCTATTTTTTGAATAATTCCAGCAAAATCACCTCCTTCAAAACTGCGTAGTTTCCCTGTTTCCTTTGATCGGTTGATAATGGTATCGTTGGACTTGTCCCCGTTATGAAACCTATCTGTCAGTAAAAAATAAACGTTTGCTGCGCTCCAGTCAAAGTAGGCCGGCTGCTCCGCAAAAACGATTTCTTCTACTACACTTTCTTTACAAGAAGCTGTTAGAAGTAAAAAAGATAAGAAGTAAAAAAAGGATTTCATAAACTCAATTTTGTGCTGTAAAAATAAAATAAGCTAATGATTTTATAACATTATAGATTTCTAATATGATACAACGTTATCGTAAAGGTTAAATGCAGTAATTTTGCTACTCTTCCTACGACTCTAAAAGTAATGGATAAATACATAGACCTATTTACAAAATCCTTTAATGGATATGCATCTTACCTGTGGAGAGAAATAATGAATCCGTCGTGGACCAATTATTTCTATTGGCTTCTGGTCGTTTCCTTATTGGTATTTGCTTTAGAAATATGGCTGCCGTGGCGTAAGAGTCAAAAGATCTTGCGCAAAGACTTCTGGTTGGATTTATTTTATCTGTTTTTCAATTTCTTCTTATTCTCCTTAGTAGGCTACAATGCGATTTCTGACGTGTTTGTAGAATTATTTAATGATGGACTTGCAGCTATAGGAATTGAGAACTTAGTAGCTATCGAGGTGGGTAGTTTTCCTTTTTGGACTCAGTTATTGATCATGTTTGTCATAGCCGATTTTATTCAATGGAATATTCACAGATTACTGCATCGGGTTCCTTTTTTATGGGAATTTCATAAAGTGCACCATAGCGTTAAAGAAATGGGCTTTGCGGCACAGTTTAGGTTCCACTTTATGGAAACTATTATTTACAAAGCCTTACAATACTTGCCTTTAGCAATGATAGGTTTTGGTATCGAGCAATTTATTGTGATCCATATGATCGCTGTATTTATAGGTCATTTAAATCACGCCAATCTCGATTGGGATTATGGACCGCTTAAATACGTCTTTAATAATCCTAAAATGCACCTGTGGCATCATGCAAAGAAAATACCTGATGGAGAAAAATATGGAGTGAATTATGGTCTTTCCTTGAGCATTTGGGATTATTTATTTGGCACTGCACATATACCTTATGACCATGCAGAGTTGGAATTAGGTTTTCCTGGAGACGAGAATTATCCTGAAGCTTTTTATGAACAACTTTTGGAGCCTTTCTCATCAGACCACAGAAAAGATAAATAGTGAAGTATGAGTGCCGGTGTTTATTTTTAGTAAGTGGATAGGACCGTACTCAACTTAATTTTTTACAGTAGCGACATCACGAGCATCCTATAAACCGTAATGTTTCTTTAACATACTTTCATACTGTTTCTCTGGAAGAATTTTCTTGAGAACAATTGAAAACTTTTGTAAAAAGCTACCCACTTTATAGTGAATTCCGGGATTTTTTAGTTGGAGTATTTCGTAAATTTTGTTAGCGACTTCTACAGGGTCACTCCCATCATCCACATGCTCATCAATCAGCTTTAACGTATGCGTATAACCTTCCTCGTAATCACTTCCTGGTACAACAGCTGCATGAAATCTACCTGCAGCAATATTAGTCGCAAAATCTCCTGGTGCTACATTACTAAAATGAATGTTTAGATGTGCGCATTCCATGCGATAGGCTTCTGTAGCTATTTCTAAGGCGCCTTTACTCGCACTATAAATACCGCGATAAGGCAGTCCCATATAACCAGCAATACTAGTAATATTTATGACGCGTCCACTTTTTTGAGCTCTCATTTGAGGCAATACCGCTTGTAACACTCTTAAGGGACCGTAGAAATTAGTTTCCATAGCATTTTTCACCTCATCAATGGGCGTTTCTTCCATGGGACCTGTAATTCCTACTCCGGCATTATTGATTAGAATGTCGAGTTGTCCTTCTTTTTGAATCAGTTCTTTAACAGCAAGATTTATGGAATCTTGGTTTTGAACATCAAGTGCTAGCAATGGAATGGTGCTATCTGGATAGTTAGAAGGATTTCTACTGGTACCGTAAACGGTATATTTTTTTTCTTGAAGAAATAAGGAAATGGCTTTACCTATACCAGAGGAACCGCCGGTAACGAGAACTACTTTTTTCATAAACTCTTTTAAATCAAAGGATTAGATTTCGCTAAAGGGCATAAAAAAAGGCAAGCTACCTACATCACACCGCTACGACCGCTTACCTTTGCTGCGTTCCCGCCCTGGAGGAGTTCAACAGGAGCTGGTTGTGTAGGACTTGCCCGCTGCAAATATACAGCCTTGTTTTACTTACTCAAAGGTTTTTCTCATGCTTTTTTATGGCTATCTTTCGCTTTTATAAAATGATATTATGAAATTGAAATATTTGGTTTTAATGATGGTTGTAGCGCTCTCATTATCAGCCTGTAAAACAGACATAGAGGTTTTTAAAGACAATTACCGACTCGACATTACCAACTCAAAATTAAAATGGAGTGAAGAGGATACTGTACAAATTTCTTTGTTAGACGTCGCCTCCATAGGTATAGATAGTGTCGTATGGACTCAAAATGCTGCTCGTATAGCTGGGGCTGATGGAAGTACGCTTTCGCGAAAGCTAAAAAATCAACCTTACGGAAACCTCACTTTTAAAGCAACCGTTTATAAAAATGGCATGAATGCAACGGTGGCCGCACAAATCAAGAGAATGCCAACTCAAAAAGCTAAGATTTACAATTATAAAATCCTGAACACCTACGTACACGATACCTTATCATACACCCAAGGACTGGAATTCTATGGGGATTCTTTATACGAGAGTACAGGCCAATACAGAGAAAGTGATATCAGAATTACCAATGTAGCCACTGGAGAAACCATAAAGAAAGTAAATCTTCCAGAAAGCCAGTTTGCTGAGGGAATGACTATTCTCAACGATAAAGTATACCAGCTGACTTGGCAAAGTAAGATGGGTTATGTGTACGATCTTGATCTTAATAAAATAGACGACTTTAAATACAATCAAAGTCAAGAAGGTTGGGGACTCACTAATGACGGTTCCTATCTTTATAAGAGTGATGGAAGTTCTAAAATATGGAAAATTGATCCAGATACCTATGAAGAGCTGGGGTATATAGAAGTGGTTTCTAATGACCGCATCGTTTCCAAAATCAATGAACTGGAATGGGTCAATGGTAAAATTTATGCTAATGTTTATACCACCAATTTAATCATGAT is a window of Nonlabens sp. MB-3u-79 DNA encoding:
- a CDS encoding 5-oxoprolinase subunit B family protein, encoding MLKHQITYHVYSEKALLISWEEQTTDMISRRTTAERQIKKLFKEAVHINHGAYSILVVAELEMDHNEVIDLIDKRLQSKKSLEPAASLWKLPILYDIEKSLTEALKPTCDFKEIISIHSSSIYVVDFIGFLPGFPYLKGLDSRLQLPRKTTPSLKVAAGSVAVSNEYCGIYPTSSPGGWHVLGNCPLPIFDVHRAPPSLLQSGDQVQFYAVSQEEHDQLIAQRETGILELENFKSHV
- a CDS encoding SDR family oxidoreductase, with protein sequence MKKVVLVTGGSSGIGKAISLFLQEKKYTVYGTSRNPSNYPDSTIPLLALDVQNQDSINLAVKELIQKEGQLDILINNAGVGITGPMEETPIDEVKNAMETNFYGPLRVLQAVLPQMRAQKSGRVINITSIAGYMGLPYRGIYSASKGALEIATEAYRMECAHLNIHFSNVAPGDFATNIAAGRFHAAVVPGSDYEEGYTHTLKLIDEHVDDGSDPVEVANKIYEILQLKNPGIHYKVGSFLQKFSIVLKKILPEKQYESMLKKHYGL
- a CDS encoding Nramp family divalent metal transporter, with amino-acid sequence MFRNLFKNIGPATLIAAAFVGPGTVTVCTLAGANYGYSLLWALLLSIFATIILQEMAARLGLITGKGLPEILRSAISNKIIRVTLIVLVLAAIAVGNTAYEAGNLSGGVLGLQTIFGAQWYFPLLLGAIAFGLLFYGNYKVLEKVLISMVVIMGASFIATAIAIGPDFKEVLQGLFKPQINSDNILTIVGLIGTTVVPYNLFLHASLVSEKWNLPSDLSAVRKDTVISVVLGGLVSMAIIIAATALQGTEVAGGAALASALEPVYGSWATYVFSLGILAAGITSAITAPLAAAYVVKGCLGWKGNMKSWSFRGVWIFILVTGVLFSSIGLKPLDIITFAQIANGLLLPIIAILLLWLVNQKLLGPFQNKLWQNIMAVIVILIAVILGAKTLLKVFELI
- a CDS encoding alpha-amylase family glycosyl hydrolase, yielding MKSFFYFLSFLLLTASCKESVVEEIVFAEQPAYFDWSAANVYFLLTDRFHNGDKSNDTIINRSKETGKLRSFEGGDFAGIIQKIEEGYFTDLGVNAIWLTPIWEQIHGGVDEGTGYSYAFHGYWAKDWTAVEPSYGTLEEFKKLVDTAHKNHIRILMDVVINHTGPVTEQDPLWPEEWVRTGPSCTYQDQSTAVSCTLTNNLPDIKTESTQEVDLPQILVEKWKKEGRYDQEVKELDAFFTSSGLTRTPVNYIIKWVTDYARETGVDGFRIDTVKHVEESVWATFNEQAKLAFEEWKKNHPEQSFHEDAFFIVGELYGYEASGGRVYPFSDHQADYFDVGYDAMINFGFKNHAVADYKELFKRYDGFRKNLLNEKPDSEAYFMNYISSHDDGQPFDALRGKAMESAAKLLLTPGMTQIYYGDEIARPLVVEGAVGDANLRSVMDWEHLNQEVFSHWQKLGEFRNNHVAVGAGDHFSLEYEGVGTLAARFYHKNDHQDTVLIGAGLADGLLEIQVAKVFPKATRLRNAYTEKKLPVVNGKVTVMVENGLVLLEKM
- a CDS encoding LamB/YcsF family protein translates to MKSIDINCDLGEGMATDKHIMSFISSCNIACGGHYGDEKSVRTALQLALSHGVKAGAHPSFEDKENFGRVFMDVSRSRFRESVTQQMHLFTQTAQQVGVELHHIKMHGALYHATAYREDFSDWLVEWMKDFYSETVLYVPPGSLLEKKCVKNKIPYMREAFADRYYDTQGKLVARSMPNALITDYKVAAQQIAVLVKEQKVTSIEGVSNRLEADTICLHGDNLGLTTSLEYLVKELKTKGIIIA
- a CDS encoding glutaminyl-peptide cyclotransferase; the encoded protein is MKLKYLVLMMVVALSLSACKTDIEVFKDNYRLDITNSKLKWSEEDTVQISLLDVASIGIDSVVWTQNAARIAGADGSTLSRKLKNQPYGNLTFKATVYKNGMNATVAAQIKRMPTQKAKIYNYKILNTYVHDTLSYTQGLEFYGDSLYESTGQYRESDIRITNVATGETIKKVNLPESQFAEGMTILNDKVYQLTWQSKMGYVYDLDLNKIDDFKYNQSQEGWGLTNDGSYLYKSDGSSKIWKIDPDTYEELGYIEVVSNDRIVSKINELEWVNGKIYANVYTTNLIMIINPANGVVEAAINMNSIKEEVSNYSEKDNVLNGIAYDKKNDRLFITGKRWPKLFEIEILK
- a CDS encoding biotin-dependent carboxyltransferase family protein; translated protein: MSRITILHAGFYDSIQDRGRGKYRHLGVPYSGAMDQKAADLGNSLLNNRLDAAVLELVLKGGVYLFSLPTCIAITGAKARVTVNDIAVEQNKLLEINSGDVLKIGAATTGNFIYVSIGGGFQTEEVLGSKSFYSGITLMGKLQKGHDIDYAPYTTNQLTKAHWKPVGQESALRCYAGPEFHLLDRKQQEKLLNTSFTISKNGNRMAFQLEEKISNSLDQLKSSPVLPGTVQLTANGQLIVLMRDAQTTGGYPRVLQLEEASISSCAQKRVGNQIDLVVL
- a CDS encoding sterol desaturase family protein, whose amino-acid sequence is MDKYIDLFTKSFNGYASYLWREIMNPSWTNYFYWLLVVSLLVFALEIWLPWRKSQKILRKDFWLDLFYLFFNFFLFSLVGYNAISDVFVELFNDGLAAIGIENLVAIEVGSFPFWTQLLIMFVIADFIQWNIHRLLHRVPFLWEFHKVHHSVKEMGFAAQFRFHFMETIIYKALQYLPLAMIGFGIEQFIVIHMIAVFIGHLNHANLDWDYGPLKYVFNNPKMHLWHHAKKIPDGEKYGVNYGLSLSIWDYLFGTAHIPYDHAELELGFPGDENYPEAFYEQLLEPFSSDHRKDK
- a CDS encoding DUF2891 domain-containing protein — protein: MKYGYYALLLLGVISCKEIGVSDQSIDKNNSQNEVVRDEIPTPQLHLEQANRLAQLPLHCLETEYPNKMGHVTASPEDQKRPTVQHPVFYGCFDWHSAVHGYWSAITLIKNFPELDQREELLQKIQRNLTEENIQVEIAYLNTKDNTSFERTYGWAWLLKLQQELDSWDSKEGEKLTQILQPLSDVVAERYVEYLPKLNYAIRVGEHSNTAFGMAFAYDYAVHAQNEVLKTTIEAKAKDFYLNDTGCPISWEPSGYDFLSPCLEEIDIMRRILPAAPFHSWVKDFLPEIEKGLLDIEIGKVSDRTDGKLVHIDGLNLSRAWVIYGLAAQYPQYSNLTEIADAHMTNTLPHLVADDYAGGHWLGTFAIYALQNAENVP